The DNA window TCGGGATCGCTGAGCAGCCCCGGCGCTTCGGTAGTGTCACCTGCGCTCTGCTGTTCACCGGAGGCATCACCGGGTGATTCTTCGGCTTCACTCTCCTCAGGCTGGCTTCCTTCCTGGCCCGACCCTTCCGTTTCACCTTCATTCTGGCTCGGTTCACCAGACGACTCCCCGTCTCCCGGGTCGCCTGGTGACTGCTGGCTGCCGCTTTGCCCTTGCTCGTCGCCCTGGTCCTGGTTCTGCTCGCCTTCCTGGTTCTGCTCGCTGTTTTGCTGCTGTTTCTGTTGTTCCTGCTGTTGCTCCAGTAATTGCTCTACCAAAGCTTTGTTGGCCTGCGCATCGTCGTGGGCAGGCTCAGCTTCAAGCACTTTGTCGTAGGCTTCGATGGCGCCTTCCAGATCGCCGGCGCGGGCCAGGGCATTGCCGCGGTTGTAGTCAGCACGGATCCCTTCGACACGGGAGAACTGCTCAGCCGCCCGTTCGTAATCGCCGGCCCTGTACAGCGCAGTTCCGCGCCAGGCCGGGTCCTCGAAAACAGCTGCGGCCGCCTCGGGGTTTTCAGGTAAAAGCAAGGCGCCTTGCTGGTCCGGACGGGACCACAAGTCTTGCCATTCAAATGCGTGAGCCGTCTCGGACACGGGCAGAGTCACCGCCAGGGCAAAAACAGCCAGCCCTCCACGCCGCCACGCTATCAGCCCCAAAGGCAGTATTAACCACAGGAGCCAGTAGCCATCGTCGACGTCCAGGTTAAGTTGACGATCAACAGCCTCCTGTCCCGCGCCCCGAAGGAGGTCGTCGGTCAGGCCTAACTGCTCGAAATCATCATCGCTCAGCGTCAGTCGAGTGGCCTCTCCGCCTACGGAGTTGGCAAGTGCCTCCAGCGAATCCAGGTCTAGCTGCGGTGTCACCAGTTCTCCCTTGTCCCGAAGGAAGCCTCGCTCCGGAAGAGGTATTGGCGCGCCCTCGGGTGTTCCTACGGCGAGAATGAGCAAACCGTAGCCGGTATCTTGAATCAGTGACTGGATATCATCCTGGTGCCGTTCGTCGATACCGTCAGTTACGAGCATAATCGTGCCAGTGCCTCGGCCACCCTGTTGGAGCAGCTCCACAGCAGTCGCAACAGCGCGGTCCGGGCGACTGCCCATGGCCGGCATCATGAAGGGGTCAAGCGCAGGCAACAGGTTTTCGATCGCGTCTGCATCGTCGGTCAGGGGCGTAACGACATGAGCATCACCGGCATATGCGACCAGGCCGGTGAAGGCATCAGCCCGGGTGGGCAGCAGGTCTCGAATTTTTTGCTTGGCCCGGGTCAAGCGGTCTGGCGAAACGTCGGTCGCTAACATGGAAAGCGAGAGGTCCAGCGCCACCACAAGGCTGTCGGCCTGTTTGCCAAGCGGGTTTGGCGCCTGACGCCAGCTTGGCCCGGCGAGCGCAACGGCAGCGACCAATAACAGGATCGCCGGCCACCAACCTCTGCCCCGGCGTGTGGGAGCTGAAGAGGACGCCGGCATCAGGGGGGCCAGGAGGGGATGAGGAATCAGCCGCTCCCAGCCGCTGGCGCCTCCCTGGTTTTGCCGCCAGAGCCACAGGATCAGTGGAATGAGCAGGATCAGGAGGAGCCAGGCAGGGCGCAGGAAGTGCAGGTCAGTCATGCTTGCTCCCCTTTGCTCTGTTCGGCGGCCTCTGGCAAACGTGTCTTCGCTTTGCGGTCTCGACCCAGCAACCGCAAGACGCTAAAGCAGACCAGCATCAGGGTCGCAGCACCCAGAGGCCAGTAGAAAAGATCCTCGCGCGGCCGGTAGACGCCGCCTTCCTGCTCAATAGGCTCAAGTTCGCTGATACGTTGATAGACCAATTCAAGCTCGGGTGTGCTGCTGGCCCTGAAGAACGCTCCTCCTGTGGTTTCGGCAATTGCCCGGAGCAGTTCCTCGTCTACCTCGCTCTGACCGGTGAGATTGCGCAAGCCGAATGTTCCGCCTGCGGTTGATCCTATCGCTATCGTATATACGCGAACATCCTCGGCTTCGGCCAGGGCTGCAGCCCGTTCGGGCGTTATCTCCCCGGCGGTATTTGCGCCATCGGTGAGGAGAATGAGCGTGCGTTGCGTCGCGGGGCGCTCGCGCAGATGCTTGACACCGAGGGTGATCGCATCACCGATGGCCGTGGCCCTGCCTGCGAACCCGAGCTGCGCTTCGTCAAGCAGCCGCTCGACTGTGACATGGTCGAAGGTCAAGGGGACCTGCAAATAGGGTTGTGTACCGAACAGGATAAGCCCGACCCGGTCGCCGCTCCGCCGTTGGACGAAATCCCCTGCCACCTGTTTTAGCGCGGCCAGTCGGCTGGCTCGACGATTGTTAACGACCATGTCGCGTTCTTCCATACTCGGCGAAATGTCCAGCGCCAGCATCAGGTCGCGCCCGCTCACCGGGAGTTGCACCGGATCACCAAGATGTTGGGGGCGAGCTGCCGCCAGTACCAGTAGAATCCAGGCCAAAGCCAGCAGAGACGCCCGCCAGAGCGAGCGGTGACTGGGCTGTTGGCGTACGCCGGGTAAGGCTGCGATCCAGTTGTAGATAGGCAGCTGGGGGGCAGCCTCCTGCCTGCGGCGCTGGCGCCTGAGGCGGCTTATCAGCCAGGGCAGAATGATGAGCAGCAGCGCCCAGGGATAATCGAGGGTCAGCATGGCTGGCTCCTTAGCCATGCCCGGGCGAGATCATAAGCGGCCTGTGGCGGAATTTCAGCCTCTGGCTGGTAGGGTGCCTGGGTCAGCGCGACAAACTCAGCCGTGCTGTTTCGCGGGGCTTTCTGCGCCAGGAACAGCGTCCATTCCTCGCCGCTCATGTGGTCGGTTCCGGCGTTAGGGTAATTGACCCGGGCTGCTCGCTTAAGGACCCTGTTGAGCTCCGTATAGAATGCTGTGTCGCAGCTATTCTTGCCTTTAGGATCCGGCAATACCGCAAGGGCAACCCGGCGCCAGGCGCGTCGTCTTCTGCGCCGTACCAGCCAGCGAATAATAAGTACCAGGGCCGCCAATACCAGGGCCGCCAGCAGCCACCAGCCGATCGCCGGTGGCCAGTGTTCGATCGGTGGTGGCAGGTGGATATCCCTTAGGTTAGCCAGAGGATCAGTTTCGTTCATTGGGTTATTTCAGCCGGTCAGGGCGGTCATGTTGAGCCGGAGCTGTTGCGTCGGCGATTCGCCTGTGGACAGCGTCACAAGTCTGCAGCCCGCTTTGAGTGTGCTATCCGTCAGGAATTGTTCGTGTCCCTGGACGCGCGCCGCCCAGGCCTCCCGAAACCGGCTGTCGCCTGCATTGAACCAGATCACGTCCTCGCCCTGGCGCACCGCGAACTCTCCGGACGCCGGGAGTTCGCGTTCCAGCGGATCCTGAATTCGTACTGCTTCAACATCGTTATGCAGCGCCAGTTGCCCCAATAGCGTCACGCCCGTCTGGTCGAGATTGAGAAAATCACTGATGACGATCACCTGGGCTCCGGTTCTTGCGGCTCGGCGGGCTTCAGTCAGTGCATCATTAAGTCGACTTCGACCACCGTCATTATTCTCTGCT is part of the Hydrocarboniclastica marina genome and encodes:
- a CDS encoding VWA domain-containing protein codes for the protein MTDLHFLRPAWLLLILLIPLILWLWRQNQGGASGWERLIPHPLLAPLMPASSSAPTRRGRGWWPAILLLVAAVALAGPSWRQAPNPLGKQADSLVVALDLSLSMLATDVSPDRLTRAKQKIRDLLPTRADAFTGLVAYAGDAHVVTPLTDDADAIENLLPALDPFMMPAMGSRPDRAVATAVELLQQGGRGTGTIMLVTDGIDERHQDDIQSLIQDTGYGLLILAVGTPEGAPIPLPERGFLRDKGELVTPQLDLDSLEALANSVGGEATRLTLSDDDFEQLGLTDDLLRGAGQEAVDRQLNLDVDDGYWLLWLILPLGLIAWRRGGLAVFALAVTLPVSETAHAFEWQDLWSRPDQQGALLLPENPEAAAAVFEDPAWRGTALYRAGDYERAAEQFSRVEGIRADYNRGNALARAGDLEGAIEAYDKVLEAEPAHDDAQANKALVEQLLEQQQEQQKQQQNSEQNQEGEQNQDQGDEQGQSGSQQSPGDPGDGESSGEPSQNEGETEGSGQEGSQPEESEAEESPGDASGEQQSAGDTTEAPGLLSDPEAQDERSREQWMRRVPDDPAGLLRRKFLYQYQQKNSNSEESEPW
- a CDS encoding VWA domain-containing protein; this encodes MLTLDYPWALLLIILPWLISRLRRQRRRQEAAPQLPIYNWIAALPGVRQQPSHRSLWRASLLALAWILLVLAAARPQHLGDPVQLPVSGRDLMLALDISPSMEERDMVVNNRRASRLAALKQVAGDFVQRRSGDRVGLILFGTQPYLQVPLTFDHVTVERLLDEAQLGFAGRATAIGDAITLGVKHLRERPATQRTLILLTDGANTAGEITPERAAALAEAEDVRVYTIAIGSTAGGTFGLRNLTGQSEVDEELLRAIAETTGGAFFRASSTPELELVYQRISELEPIEQEGGVYRPREDLFYWPLGAATLMLVCFSVLRLLGRDRKAKTRLPEAAEQSKGEQA
- a CDS encoding DUF4381 domain-containing protein, which encodes MNETDPLANLRDIHLPPPIEHWPPAIGWWLLAALVLAALVLIIRWLVRRRRRRAWRRVALAVLPDPKGKNSCDTAFYTELNRVLKRAARVNYPNAGTDHMSGEEWTLFLAQKAPRNSTAEFVALTQAPYQPEAEIPPQAAYDLARAWLRSQPC